One Leguminivora glycinivorella isolate SPB_JAAS2020 chromosome 15, LegGlyc_1.1, whole genome shotgun sequence genomic window, TTTAACGAGGCACCTTGGTATTCttctgtaaaattaaatacctaGTGTGATCATTTGTCATAGATTTGGCCACTTCGGGTGTCACTATTTTCTTTTTCATGTCACTGCAGTCACCATAAAAGTGCGGTTTGTTAggcttaggtaggtacctacttgaataGAAATCAGGAAAAATATTATGAAATGATTGAAATGAATAACTAGCCCTGTTATGGATTGTATCTTGCCTAACATGTTTCAATTTGAAATACAGAGAtgttagatttatttttagacaTAAGAGAAGAAAATAATCaaggtttatttttaattactggAAATTTAACCAGGCCTACCCGCAGCATTCTTCTTAATAAACGGCCGTCAGTCATTTCAAACTGTAATTTTGTAATAGCAGATACCTAACACAAACTAAATTTGTTATGTTGCGGTAGACTTATTATTTAGGTGACATTTGTTTTTTGTGTTTATCGAATCGAATACCCACGCAAACTACTTACGTAtcttaattattttacttaaatacatactttTACACTTGCGGAAATGcggaatactttttttttattttgcttatGTGTAATTGTTTTCTTAATATATActattatatgtatacctacagtGAGAAATAAAAGAGGCACTAAGTTAAACTTTCTATTTATTCAGAGATATAGACTCAtcatattgtaatttaaatccATTAATGTTTTGTTACTAAACAGATAACAGAATGTTCAACATTGTCCATAACAATGTGTAGACACCTTCATTATCATTTATCACTAggtattatatatacatatagctCTAAGAATATCAATCTACAGCCGATTGGTCGTTTTCAGACTTCATTATTAGAATGAATTATACTACGAACGAACACTTCGCTAAATAGTAATTATTATTGGaaatatatgaatattataATGTACAATAATTTACAGgttatacatacttatagtaaaaataattaagaataACAGATCACCAGGCACCGCGGCGAAAAAGATTTCAACGCGCGATCACGAAATATAGTTCAGAACATCATCACAACAAACTAGAATAGATCGATAGACGGCAAGGACCCACGAAGAAGTGAGCATAGAAATTTAAGATTAGAACAGGAGATAAGGACAGCTTAACATCAACATGAGTATTTCACTAGGCAACATTTATTATCCGTCGGGATTTCTAACACGAAAAGTTCACTATAAGTATTCACAAAATGTACAGGGACGTGGATTCCGTTTAAGTGTCCGGCGGTCGCTGGACTCTCGCGGGGCTGGGTGCGCGCGGTGGCGAGCCGGCGTGGCGCCGCAGCTGCTGCAGCAGCGCCGGGTCCAGCGCCGGCCACCAGCCGCCCAGCAGCGGGTACGGAGCCGGCGCCGCGCACTGCTCCTCGCTCTCCGGACTCGGCTCTTGGTCACTCGCCACCACATCTATATCCTCCTCCGGTTCCTCTTCGCTACTATCTCTCCGGGCGCGCTTTTCAGGCGCATCGTCCGGTGCCAGCAGTGAGGCGACGTCGAACTGCCGCTTCCTTGGCTGGCCGCCGCCCGGCAGCCGCGCCGCTCCCCAAAAAGGCAGCGCCAGCGTCGTCGGCGGCGGCGACTGCGGCGGTGGCGACGGCGAGTCCTCACCGTCATCATCGACCGCCAATCCCATGTGCTTCCTCACTTTCCTCTGCGCCTTCCGCCTTCTAAAATCACCTTTCCTAAAGTCCTCCACGTTCGCCGGATGAATCGCCCAATAATGTCCTTTTCCGTTCGCGGATCGTCCAGCTTTCACAAAGCAATCGTTCAGTGATAGGTTGTGTCTGATGGAGTTCCGCCAGCCGGGTCCGCGGGAGCGGAAGTAGGGGTAGTTGTCGAGTATGTGCTGGTAGATATCAGAGAGCACGAGCTTGCGTTCCGGGGAGCTGAGGATGGCCATGGCTATGAGGCCGATGTAGCTGTGCTGCGGTTTCGGTTCTTCAGGTTGGAGCGCCCGGTGTTGGAGCAGGGACATGGAGAGCGCCAAGCGCGGGGCGTACGGCGCGTAGCATGGGGCGACACTGGGAGGGTAAAGTCGGAGTCGCTCGGCGACGGCGTAGTTGTAGAGTTGGAGTCGGTAGTGGTCGAGAGCCGCGGCGGTGACGGTCGGCGCGTCCTTCAGCGGCCAAGGGCCTCCCTCGGCTCCACTGCACATGTTGCCGGGCTGAGGTCGCGTGGCGGAGTGAGCCGGGCAGGCGCTCCGCCCGGCGGGTGCTCCTGCCGGGGGCCGGGCGCGCCCGCAGCCAATCGCGGCGCGTTCTGGCTGTGTACGTGTTTTTGTTTAGCGACGCCCCACTCCGGCGGCTTGCGACGCGCGCCCTGCCTTGAGGCTACAGGTACTGATCGCAACTAAGTCTTATGGCCACATTCAGGTAAATTcttaataattatagttttttaAGATTATACGGTCTACTTATTAGCATAGCATCTTCACTGACATTTaggtacttttttatttttaaaatgttgatACAGGATGTGCACAAATAATCTCAAtacttaggtaagtacctaattaatttaaaattctaTGCCTAATTATAACTATGAGAAAAAAACTTTTAGTATACCTACGACCATCACAATTACAAAAGGGGAAGGCAGAACACATTATCTGCTGAAGTTTCCGTGCCACTTTTGGAAATTAACGTGTCGAAAGAAACCGAAAATTGTGAGTGACATAttgctagcccatcgcccacactaAAATTGGCCCCATATCGACGAGTCGACTCCTatgaagaaaggggtggtgaaatcctTAACCCGTCACAATTACAAGCTAGTAGGTACAGtctagttcataaatatgtgtacatttctccACCTTAACTCGATGCCATacggtgaaaaaatgtacgcatatttatgaactcgactgtacctatgaatttcaatattaagtattattttacGAAATTGTCAAGGCAAAGAATCTTAAttccattttaaaattattacaaataatAACTTAACATGCAGTAGGTCCCAGAGAGTTTTCTAAACTTTTAGTGCTTTTTTTTTAGGTAAGAACAGGGTTGccaaaattgtaatttataatttaaggtcTTCTTGCAAGACTTGACCCTTACATTAGCtcaatattaaattttaaaaaagaCAGGGCCacctaaaatataaataagtacctattattatacataattataatctaTAATTATAATCTAAGCATATTAAAATTGCTTCTATTCTACCTAAATTATGTTTGAACAAATAACGCTAAGTCTTTACTAGCAGCGCTTTATTACAATAACGCTAATGTTTTAAAAGACTTTTAATAATGTGCCTAGTAAAAGAAAATAGAAATCTCtatgaaaaagtttttttcaGTATTAAAATTCTTTTTTGCTGACGGTACTTCGCAAAACCGTTACAAATGACAACTTCGCAGCGAGTGCTTCCCTGTTATTTTAGAGATATCACAACACACAACAACACATTACTTCTCAGGAAGCGGGCCAGAGAAGGACGCAGCTAGCAAAATACCTCTCCCCCTCTGCAGCCAGAGAGGGACAGAGCAACGTGCAACAGTTTCACATGTCTATAGTTGAGGTAGTCGCGATACCATTTCACTTCGAACCACTACTATTGAATTTTAGGCCTTAGGCTTTTGTATTAAGCTTCAAGTTTTAGTAGGGTAGGGTAAGTCTTACTGCATTGTACTCGTTCCGAATGACAAATGAAAATAAAGAGGTTGCGGCTATACAGTTTGCGCGGGTGCGAGCGAGACGACAACAGCGATATCGATGATCGATGGAACGTAGAACAACAATGCAGTTGCCGCCCATTTAAATACGCCATTTTGTTTACTGTCTTGCTTTTGCTTTGTATCCGAGATCCGAGCAGTATTTCGTAAATGAAATGACAGGAAATATTTACCTATTTCGTGGCAATGATGCTTCGTGCCAAACagggatttatttttattggctTTTTCTGAAACGTTTTTTTTGTCCATGCTCCAAGTAACGtctgtccgttttcacattatccgatccgatatcggatgtcgcaaggatttcaatggaaaatatccaagatggcggatgtaatgtatgggattttggtccgacatccgatatccgatcggataatgtgacgacgtacctactacctacttaggcctaaaatactttttttcaaattttacaatatttttattcaataaaaacagaacAGCTATTTTATGTAGTTCTCTGGAGTCAAATCAAATATTTAGGCAtaccacagacagtcttaagaATTCATATtcttaggtaggtaggtacttgggTGACTCATTATCGCTCTTTTTTTAATGTTGATTGGAACTTTGGCCAAAGTTCAAATTTAAGTTCCTGTTACAGGCTCCACCCGGTATAAGAACGAATAGTGATAACAATATTCATCCGCGCAAGCCAGGCTTCGTTAGCTCAGTTGGTCAGAGTGTCTGGCTTGCTAGGCCGGGagggtcgcaggttcgaatcctTGCACGAAGCGACTTTTTTAAATCCCTGAACTGCATAATATTTACCGCAAAATTTATAACGAAAAGACAATGTTagtcaaatttatttttattattaggtatctatatttttataaattgtatTATCTATTACGATTATGTGCCTAACCGAGTGAGGTTTGTGACATAAGCAAATAAGTAGTCCTCGAAGTAGCTgacaaataattttaaagaCTTTGAGCAATGACAGCGAATACATTTTGGGGACCAATTTGTTTTTCATCGTTTTTCACAGACTTCCGGAAGTCGAAATCGtgagttcgaaattcaaaaatcggtcccttgTTAACTCCACCCTGTATAAGGATACTTAGTGATAACAATATTCATCAATTTTAGCAAGGCTTCGTTAGCTCAGTTGGTCAGAGTGCCTGGCATGCCGTGCCGGGggggtcgcaggttcgaatcctTGCACGAAGCGACTTATTTTTTTACCcctgaaaatataaataaaaacgatGGGTAATGTTCAAAGCCCGGATGACGGGAGAAATTATGTGTTGACATCTCAATAGTGCGAGGAAACACATTTTTTAAGTCGATAAAAAGGACGATGTACTCGACCACCATTACGAAATTACGAAAAACACCAGATATCAAATTATTTAAGGTTTTAAAAGTTGAAACGCCAACGTTCTTCTTCAACACATTctgatatttattgtaaataattttgCCTTGAGGATGTAAACGTATTAATCTTGACAAGTGCACTTTAACTTTTGGACGATATTCAAGCTGGTTTCCAGGCttaaattttagttttgtaacTGTTTTATGGTACTAGGTATATTGACACATTATTGTTTATCCATTTTAGATCGCTCAAAATATTGATATCGTTCATTGCTTTGTTGGTATGGATGTCGATAAAATAGTCGATATTTAATTAAGCACTATTGAAAAGTGCATTTTTGCTCCCGTCGTCCGGGCTTTGCTAATGTTTTTTTGCAATAGCAGCGAATATCAATTTGCAGTCCTTTTACGGGCTCCATaaggataataataataataaagccatTTATTCCcacaaaaacattataaaacatgcaacaaaaacaaaaaataataataacattaagaaTTTACAATTTAAGATCGGCAAAATAGAAATTTCTgaaattattcatttttaagtaatttaaaataaactaaattatttatcaatattctcttaacttaaaatttacaactttctcgTGTCATAAGGATAGTGTTAATCATATTCATCGACTTTAACGAGGCTTCGTTAGCTCAGTTGGTCAGAGTGTTCGGCTCGAAACGCcgggaggtcgcaggttcgaatcctTGCACGAAGCGACTTACTTTTTTTATCCCTGAAATAATAGGGGTAAAAACCGATAGGTATTAGTTTTTCTATTACCTTTACATCTTATCAATAGTTAGGTACTTGCCATTGTCTGTTGAACATAGACAATtggatttatatttttaaatttttgacacCTCTCAATTTTGAAGGTACTTCTTgtagattatattataagacaaTACTTtgtttaaaattgtttttttattattagtattattacaGACAGGTAGGTACTACAGCGACAAACTGCCATAACCATAACACTGCTTTATAAAAATGAAAGACAtaggtgagcatttcttttttttttttgccacttttatgaagtgtgatattaaaaaaaaaatgctatttcttcTCAGAATTACtggctttttcaatcctagtagttaaaaaaaattgtcccatacgatttttcttatttcgttaccattttccgtacatgttgtatggggtaacaaaaaagtatggaaattctgggacactttttgtctcccagtgagattgaaagtactcgtgattctgagtacaattgacctaaaattccctaaaacaaacaaaaaaattttattgacaaaaaaaaagaagtgcTCAGGTAATACCTTCCAAACAGGTAGTAGGTATGTAGACTATGTAGTATCTAGCTAAATGTTACGGTAATAAATTAAGTAACTTTTAAACTTTAACACGTAAGTACCTTtaagataattattattgtctttATTTTGGATTCTTCATTCATGAACTAACTTGaataacaaaaaattaaaaatatatctatCGTACTGTGGGTAGTTGTATAAAGTGAGGAAGTGATTCAAGAATTCAGCGAAGTCCACACGGCTTGGATAGCGCAGTTGGTCAGAGCGTCCGGCTCCATGGGTCggaaggtcgcaggttcgaatcctTGCTCCAAGcgaacattatttttttattgtttttttcaaCAGTTACTTCAGGCTGgcaagtacagtcaagtgtaaaaatatgggtgtacacatcttactcaaaaatatgtcctatagcatcttagtccggtgtaataagagcgtagtacctaccatatttatgagacgattatttcgatacgtatttttgcacttgactgtacttaggtgttttatcatttatcgcgcgaccatacttgcctttCTGGCTTCAAAATTGAAACtaatttattaaattactttacttaaagattaaaaaaaatgaggAGCTTACCAGTTTAGTACAAAATAGAAACAGAATCATTATTTCCATATGTTGCATTCTAATGGGTAGGTTTTAAAATAGGaagtttttattgtatatttaatttagcagaaataaaaatgtaggttaaAGTAAAACTAACAGTACTACAGGTTAAGGTATAACTATACCTATAGTGTGTTGTTGTCTGGTTGTTGAACTACATAAAATTCCCGTCCTTACCTTAGTAACAGTAAATTGTAgaatttatcttcttcttcttatcaACTATACTATATGCCTAATAGGGTAAAACTTACCCATgtatcagcagttctcaaaaattaaggaaaaagatAAATTTGTTGACATTATTCCCATTTTAttgccaagatttttttgatgaattgagattttagtaagttttatttcgtcattaaggttctctagcatctatattttcttaattataacttttgtcctgtatatatcttacgaagaGCCCAAGAAAGAAGCATACTAAACTTAAAGAGACTAGATAGAGTAAGAAACACAAAAATAAGAGAACGAACAAGAGTCATCGACGCGTTGGGGCACTGCCTGAAAATGAAATGGCAATGGGCAGGACATATAGCGAGAATGAGCGATCAAAAATTGACTAAACGTGTGACACTCTGGAAAGGTCcacaaagaaaaagaaaatctgGCAGACCAGCAACAAGATGGATCGATGACGTCACCAACACCATATCGGAGAAATGGGGGAGGCCTTTACTCGCAAAGAGGTTCACCAATCATAGCATAGcgaaatattattatacacttagttattaaatttaagttaaaatatgaaTAGAACCATTAGATGTATAAGCTAGTTGTAGACATACTTTTCTTAACATTTTTAATacctaattgttttttttttggtgtggaattgaaagactttttttttaatttttatttttatcttacgaaagtcttactaaaatattagtaataaaataggatcaataaaaatttgctgacgtggctatgtacaaacgtGTGTTTTGAgaactggcaggcaagtatggtaaGTAAcagaccgtccctatcgcacttataaatagtgcgatagggacggcctgatgttttatcatttatcgcgcgaccatgattgcctgtgCCTGCTCGCATAACACACAAAtcgtattgaaaaaataaaaacattttctgtgttaagattttttgccgtttatttatttatttatttatttaaactttattgcacaaataaaacaaaaatgtacaaatggcgaacttaatgcctaatggcattctctaccagtcaaccatcgggccaaacagagacatgtaaaaatggtgcaaggagaaagaaaaatgacaatgacaattatcgaaaacaactgattaacttcataaaaatacttatataatacataaatataaatatatgcaaacaaaaataaatatacttacttaataatTGATATATATTcgcaaatatatacatatatatatatatatatatatatatatatatatatatatatatatatatatatatatatatatatatatatatatatatatatatatatatatatacatacatatatatatattgatggATTCTACTCGAACTCTTGTTTCAGCAGATACTGATGTAGTACCCGCTTGAAAGCTAACTTGCTTGGGGCTTGTCTAATACTGAGAGGGAGCGAGTTCCAGAGACGGCTCGCCTGGACAGCAAAAGAGTTAGTCATAAACCCAGTGCGGTGAGCAGGGATAGAGAgcttaacctttcgtatgcgtctgtcaaaaaattgtcattaatatattagtcataataactacatgttaaagttgaaacaatatggagcagatctgctcctaagcatacgagaggttaagaATACGAGATGTACGCAGCTCACCGCCTGGCCGAGCGGCGTTTATCcgttttgtatagataagtcaCTTCACTTTGACAGGGAAACCACGTCTGTTTTAATCCCTTcggcaaataaaaatataagcaATGACACTACAAAAATATGAACCCATTTCGGCCACTCAAAACAGGGGGGCTACCacgaagtgctaaagccgttcagtttaggttgagagagagggacggagctatggaactgctatagcttcgtccctttctctcaacctaaactgaacagctttagcacttcatggtaaccccccaggtatatacttacttaagttGGTTTTGAAATAGGTTACcgttattattatttcactgTATAaacaggtacagtcagcaaccaagctgtgaatacaaagtgctaaaaatatgtatacaccccttaatgtatgtaggtacagcagggttagcacatgaatGGCATTGGCACGAGAGTTTGTCGCCGCgggatagactacccgtccttatgtcattaatacgattagaagaagacgcgtgatctatctcgcggcgacatttttttttaatactacgtaggtggcaaacaagcatacggcccgcctgatgtaaagcggtcaccgtaacctatggacgcctgcaactcaaacagtg contains:
- the LOC125234194 gene encoding forkhead box protein C1; translation: MCSGAEGGPWPLKDAPTVTAAALDHYRLQLYNYAVAERLRLYPPSVAPCYAPYAPRLALSMSLLQHRALQPEEPKPQHSYIGLIAMAILSSPERKLVLSDIYQHILDNYPYFRSRGPGWRNSIRHNLSLNDCFVKAGRSANGKGHYWAIHPANVEDFRKGDFRRRKAQRKVRKHMGLAVDDDGEDSPSPPPQSPPPTTLALPFWGAARLPGGGQPRKRQFDVASLLAPDDAPEKRARRDSSEEEPEEDIDVVASDQEPSPESEEQCAAPAPYPLLGGWWPALDPALLQQLRRHAGSPPRAPSPARVQRPPDT